Below is a genomic region from Henckelia pumila isolate YLH828 chromosome 3, ASM3356847v2, whole genome shotgun sequence.
CAATGGAAGCGTGGTTCCACTGTTTGAGTAACTTACCACTCCTAAAGAATTCCAAGACAGCCGAAATAACATCACCACCAACAATGGACCAAGCCTTCTTAAAGAAAGCAGCCCCGAAACCATCTGGCCCAGGAGCTTTGTCATCCTCAATGTTGAACAGAGCATTCTTGAGTTCCTCCACACTCACATCTCTAATTAATCCCTCCCAGCTGGCCTCCTCTACCTTCGGACCAGGCGCAACAAGGGAAGTATCCAGGGTATCTCTCTCCAAGCTCGAGCCCAACAAAGACCGATAGAAATTCACAAATTCATCCGCTATTTCATTTTGATCCATGGATGTGGAACCATCTCTGAGAGTGAGGGCCACAATCTTATTCCTCTTGATGTTCCTTTTTATCATACCATGGAAGAATTTGGAGCATCTGTCTCTATGtttgagatactcacatttggCCTTTTGGGAGAGAAACAGGCGCTCCGCTTCAAGAAGGAATTCCGCGTTTCTCCTAAGAGCCACAATTGAGTTGTCTATAACTCCAGTGTTAATGGCATTAGATTGGGCCTCTACGAGCTCCTCACTCGCACGCTTAGCTCGACTAGAGAAATGACTGAAATGACGCTCATTAAGCTGTTTCAGCACTCTTTTCATCCCATGTAGCTTTTTCTTGAGGAGGAATTGTGTTGTGCCACCCCCACTGAACCACCAGTTGCTCCTGACTAATTGTAGAAAATCCGGGTGGGTAGCCCACATATTGAAGAATTTAAAAGGTGTGGCGCGATGAGTGCTATCCCTGAAGATGGAAACCACACAACAGGCATGGTTAGAAAAGCAACCCGGTGCCACAAAGTCAGCAAATACGTCCAAAATCGATTCACTCCAATGATGATTGACCATAACTCAATCAAGCTTAGAAAAAACAGCCAGGCTAAACCAAGTGTAGTAGCAACCAACATGATTCACGTCTGAGAGCTCTAACCGATTGATACAGTTTCTCAGATCAGCCATATCTCTCGGGACAATAGGAATGCCACCCATCTTCTCATGAGGGTATCTCACACAGTTAAAGTCCCCCAACAGGATCCAGGGGAGGGAAATATTCTCCCCATGGTTGATAAAAAAATCCCAAAGCGGCCTCCTAGCCACCACCGAATTCCTGCCATAGATGAAAGAAGCTAGAAAAACTCTCTGGGAGTGAAGGCACACGACCGAGACATGGATAACTTGGTCAGACATACCAAGAACATCTAGCCTCACATCTTTACTATCCCACATGACAAGGATACGACTGTTTGTGCACATATCAAAGTTGTGCATGAAAGACATACCAGGGAATTTAGTATCCATCATTCTATCCACAAGATTAACATTAACCTTTACTTCAAGTAACCCAAGGACACTCAAGTTGTATTTCTTCAACACTCCTTGAACGTGCCTTTGTTTGAGGGGCTTATTGAAACCCCTCATGTTCCAACTGGCAATCTTCATGTTTGGCGATCGACGAGCTTAAGTCGTCGAGCCCGAATTTGAGCTTGGGACAATAAGATTGATTTTGCATTAAATTTTGGTAAACAATTCCGAGGATTCACTTCTATGTATTCGGTCATACTTGAGCTTGAACTCCCAGAGTTGCTTTTTTGTGGCAAACGCTTAAGATACTTGAAAGCCTTTTTAGTTCGCTTGCTAACAACTGGTTCAAAACCATCCTCAtcattttcttcttcaaatACTTCAACTATTATTTTATCTTCCCCATTATTGCCCGGAATCTCAAACACTAGCCCATCATCTGCGAGACCCTCGGCACCAGATTCAGGGGCTGTATTCTCTCCACCACCTAAATCATTGACCCCTGTATCAGGGCCAGTATTATCCTTTGTACCATCTAGGCCTGCCGGATCAATAGCAAAGTTATCGGTGAGAGGCCCTCTACCCCCTCCAAATGGCCCACGGCCTTGACCCCTACCCCTAAAACCATCACGGCCCCCCCTGAAAACATTGCCTCCACCTCTTGGCCTGATTCTAGCTCTCTGTCCAGCCCCTCTGGATCTACTACGGGGCTTGTTTTGACCCCCAACATTACTCTGGATATTGGGAGTTTCTTTCTCAGGGGGGTCTGCGGCTTTAGGATCCAGAAACCATCTACATTGCTCAATAGAGTGGCCAAGTGAGTTACACTTAGCACAAAACTTTGGTTCAGTTTCATAAACGAATCGAACATTTGTCAAGATACCATTCGGGAGAGGTAGTGGGTACTCATATATCCTTGGTTTCGAAGTATCCATTTCTATCAGGACCCGAGAAAAGAGGCTCTTACCTTTTGGCACTGTAAGCTTATGTGTGTGAATCGGCTTACCCAATATCGAAGCAATCTTGCTAAGAGCCTTAGTTGTCCAACAATCTGCTGGCAGCCCATGTATTTGAACCCAAGAAGGAAGCATGAGCATATCTTCAACTCGAAAGAGGAAGTAAGGTGGGATCTCTTTCAAGAACAAGTGCGGCCGTACACAAGGTAAGGACCACCTTCCAAGACCCTCCTCTTCTCTTCTTCATTAGCAAAAAAGAACATGATCCAACCACTTTCATGTATTTCAAACTTAATTTTACAGCCCCGCTGTCGAATGATTTCTTTGACAATATAGCCACTGAGTTTCCTACCAACCACACATCCAACCAAGCATGGCCCTAAGCTTTGCACATTAACAGCTTCATCAAAAGAGAGGACAATCGGTCCCTCATTGGGCTGCACAAATTTTAAAAGGCAATCCTCATCCGGTAGTCGATTATCATGGAACAAGCTTGCATAAGTATTTTATGGATTTTTAGCAATGAATTTAGACATGAGCTCCTGGGCTCTCGGCTTCTCAATTCCACTCGAAGAAGCCTCATTAGGAGAGGAGTGACTGCTCTCGGTGCTCATTGGAGCAGCAGTTGAAGACACCCCTAAAACATAGTAGCCACGCCCCTAACAATAATCTCTAAAGCCACAATCCCCTTCTCAACAACACAAGAACAGCAGCAAGCGAGGGAGAAGGCACACAAAGCACTAATTAAAAGTAAGAGTAAGCCAGATACCTTGGGAGAAAAATGCTATAGCCGTGGCTATTAACCTGGTACCAAGTGCAGAATTTGTTAGGCGATAGTAGGAGGCCCAACAAGTCAATTAAATCACAGAAGGGACGCAGCAAAATCCCCAAAAACTCAGAAAGTTGGTTCCCTATCTCTGAGTAGAAGGGATTCCAAGCAAATCGCAGTGCCCACACTTCTCACAGTTGCTAAACACTAATTGGATCAAAAGTAAGAGCagctaaaatgcaaaaaaagAGAATACACGCAATTAACAGGGGAAGCAAATTGCAAACCAAGAAAATGAAAACCAACAGCTAAACACTACACGAGTCCAGTGTAAAGCCCGAACAAATTCAAAAATGCAAAAAGATTGTAAAATTAAAGAGTAGCCAATCACGATAAATCCCCTGATCCCTCTGTCAAAGCACTAAATTCAAATTCCAATCTAGATGCAAATGCTAAATCACGTGCATGGCACAATGCAAGCAATAATCGTTTAAAAATCAAAAGGCACAGTGTTAAAATCCCAGCAAAATCAGAGAATCGAGTTCTTGAAGAAGCACTGGGATCGCGACTGTAATTCCGAGAAGATGGATATTCCAAGTAAATCCAAGAGCCTgcacaaagaaaacaaaattaattaagCGAGAACAAAGCTAAGCAGGCACCAAATCGATTAGAACACTGGAAACACTAAGAAAATCCCAGCAAGCTCAGAACATCAAGGAATCGCAAAATTCATTTATGAGAAGATGGGGTTCAAGGGAATCAGTGTTCTAAAAGCACAAAGAAATCGAAAATCCTGAGAGAACCAATGAAGCTTACAGAGAAGCAAACAGAGCAAGATCATAAAAGAAGAAAAGCAAAAATCCCGATAAGAGCCCAAACAACTCCCTGTAATCGCCGAGAAAGCCCAAGTAAGATTCCAGCTCCTACAAGCATTAATCTTCTGCAAAAACAAGGAATAAAGGGATTATAGGAGTAACAATCGCCATTAAAGCTTAAGAAATTCAAATATCAGAGGAAATCGAGAATCCTGATCCAACTTCTTTCACCCCCAATCTGTCATTTTGGGAAATGGGGAGAATCAGAGGTAGAGAACGTGAATAAGGACACCAAATAACTCTCTAATATCCAAGAAAATCGATCCAACAGAAATCTAATTGCAAGGGAATCAAATCAGAGAGCCAACAAAACCCAAACCCATGATTTCACCCCCAATCCCTCATTCTGCGAGAAAACAAGAAAATCAGGGGTATAAAATGCAAGAATCGAGTTTGAGTGACGAAAATCAGGCCAAAG
It encodes:
- the LOC140888051 gene encoding uncharacterized protein, translated to MKIASWNMRGFNKPLKQRHVQGVLKKYNLSVLGLLEVKVNVNLVDRMMDTKFPGMSFMHNFDMCTNSRILVMWDSKDVRLDVLGMSDQVIHVSVVCLHSQRVFLASFIYGRNSVVARRPLWDFFINHGENISLPWILLGDFNCVRYPHEKMGGIPIVPRDMADLRNCINRLELSDVNHVGCYYTWFSLAVFSKLD